The following are encoded together in the Candidatus Omnitrophota bacterium genome:
- the rpsA gene encoding 30S ribosomal protein S1: MKDASMSLEQLYNESIKDISEGQIIKGRIVSVKPKEVLVDVGFKSEGIVPISEFSKEDLQVDKELDFLVDSIEDDSGMIGLSREKAIRIKGWDKIVSSYNTQEFVSGRPNKKVKGGFLVDVMGVEGFLPLSLSSFKGIQDRDILSKEFKFKIVKINNLRHSIILSRKEAVQKFKEEVKEKVWNDLKIGQVFSGTVKAITDFGAFIDLGGVDGLLHITDMSWSKISHPSEIVALGDKIEVMILNMDKAAEKVSLGLKQRLPDPWQGIEDKYSVGSKVKGKIVNILPYGVFVELEKGIEGLIHISEISWTKRISNPNEIFAIGDMVEAQILSVDIESRRISLSLKQLEQNPWLDAENRYPVNSKVTGKVRSFTDYGAFVELDSNLEGMIHVSDMSWTKRINHPQELLKKGQKIEVVILSVDSQNRRISLGLKQLQDNPWQQIAEKYPLDTVLEAEVVSITDFGVFVKIDEDLEGLIYASEIDKEESAKLKPSDKIKVKVIKVDIDQAKIGLSAKV, encoded by the coding sequence ATGAAAGACGCAAGCATGAGTTTAGAGCAGCTTTACAATGAAAGTATCAAGGATATAAGCGAAGGCCAGATAATTAAGGGTAGAATCGTTTCTGTCAAACCTAAAGAGGTTTTAGTCGATGTGGGATTTAAATCGGAAGGAATCGTTCCTATCTCAGAATTCAGCAAGGAAGACCTTCAGGTCGATAAGGAGCTTGATTTTCTTGTTGACTCAATCGAAGACGACTCCGGCATGATCGGCTTATCACGGGAAAAAGCAATCCGGATCAAGGGTTGGGATAAGATAGTCAGTTCATATAATACTCAGGAATTTGTCAGCGGCAGGCCGAATAAAAAAGTAAAAGGAGGGTTCCTTGTGGATGTCATGGGTGTGGAAGGATTTCTGCCCCTATCGCTATCTTCCTTTAAAGGTATACAGGACAGGGATATCTTAAGCAAAGAATTTAAGTTTAAAATCGTTAAGATAAACAATCTAAGGCACAGCATAATCCTTTCCCGGAAGGAAGCCGTGCAGAAATTCAAAGAAGAGGTCAAGGAGAAGGTGTGGAACGACCTAAAGATCGGCCAGGTATTTTCCGGGACTGTTAAGGCAATAACCGATTTCGGGGCTTTTATCGATTTGGGAGGCGTTGACGGGCTATTGCATATTACCGATATGTCATGGTCGAAAATAAGCCATCCTTCCGAGATAGTGGCTCTTGGAGACAAGATCGAGGTTATGATACTTAATATGGATAAGGCCGCTGAAAAGGTTTCTTTAGGGTTGAAGCAAAGGTTGCCCGATCCATGGCAGGGGATTGAGGATAAATATAGCGTTGGTTCTAAGGTCAAAGGCAAAATTGTTAATATATTGCCTTATGGGGTTTTTGTAGAGCTAGAAAAGGGGATAGAGGGCCTTATCCATATCTCAGAGATCTCATGGACAAAAAGGATCAGCAACCCCAACGAAATATTTGCCATAGGGGATATGGTGGAAGCCCAGATTCTGAGCGTGGATATTGAATCCCGGAGAATATCGTTGAGCCTTAAACAACTGGAGCAGAATCCATGGCTTGACGCAGAAAACAGATATCCTGTTAACTCCAAAGTCACCGGCAAAGTCAGGAGTTTTACCGACTACGGAGCTTTTGTGGAACTAGACAGCAATCTTGAGGGTATGATTCATGTCTCCGATATGTCATGGACAAAGAGAATAAACCATCCTCAGGAATTACTTAAGAAAGGGCAAAAAATTGAGGTAGTTATCCTTTCGGTTGACAGCCAAAACAGGAGGATATCTCTGGGCCTTAAGCAGCTGCAGGACAATCCTTGGCAGCAAATTGCCGAGAAGTACCCCTTGGATACCGTGCTTGAAGCCGAAGTCGTCAGCATTACCGATTTTGGTGTCTTTGTCAAAATTGACGAGGACCTTGAGGGCTTAATTTACGCCAGCGAAATTGATAAAGAGGAATCTGCTAAACTTAAACCTTCCGA
- a CDS encoding 1-acyl-sn-glycerol-3-phosphate acyltransferase: MFYNIARFICFVVLKIFFRLGVSGLENIPRSGGFILVSNHVSYFDPVVLGVACPRKVSYMARHDLFEAPVMNWLLPLLRTIKLKRGSADISALKIAIREVKANFGIILFPEGTRSADGQIKDPRAGVGFLMSKTQAPVVPAFITGSNLVLPKGAKFIKFAKIKVIFGKQLVSDPALSYEENAQRVMREIKDIASVSNA, translated from the coding sequence ATGTTTTATAATATCGCAAGATTTATTTGTTTTGTTGTGCTTAAGATTTTCTTCAGGCTTGGTGTGAGCGGCCTGGAAAATATTCCGAGAAGCGGCGGTTTTATACTGGTGTCTAACCATGTAAGCTATTTTGATCCTGTTGTTTTGGGAGTTGCATGTCCCAGGAAAGTAAGCTATATGGCCAGGCACGATCTTTTTGAAGCCCCTGTCATGAACTGGTTGCTTCCTCTTTTAAGGACTATTAAGCTTAAACGCGGTTCCGCAGATATATCGGCATTAAAAATAGCCATAAGGGAAGTCAAGGCTAATTTCGGTATTATATTATTCCCGGAGGGGACACGCAGTGCCGACGGCCAAATCAAAGACCCGCGTGCAGGCGTAGGTTTTCTTATGTCAAAAACCCAGGCACCCGTAGTCCCGGCTTTTATAACCGGAAGTAACCTGGTGCTTCCTAAGGGCGCTAAATTTATAAAATTTGCCAAGATAAAAGTTATTTTTGGCAAACAGCTGGTTTCAGATCCTGCGTTATCGTATGAAGAAAATGCCCAGCGTGTAATGCGGGAAATAAAAGATATCGCCTCTGTCTCAAATGCCTGA
- a CDS encoding phosphoglucomutase/phosphomannomutase family protein codes for MKDRDEIKFGTDGWRGVIADNYTFENLKIVSQAVSDYLSGPKKVAVGFDTRFMSDKFAKIVSKVLSNNKHSVLLSDRAIPTPTLSFAVKNKKLDLGIMITASHNPPEYNGFKIKNSAGGAAGPEVTAEVEGLLGKNPVVKDSTDSVQIKEYNMVNDYISFIRNYIDFKRIKSKKFKVLVDSMHGSGDSYISQVLKGTNIKIEFIRNDVNPAFGGRGPEPIEDNLAELKRRVKDGKFDLGIALDGDADRIAAVAPGGLFIHPQKILGLLALHLHEDRGWSGGIVKTIAGSTMIDNIADALKVKLYETPVGFKYISNLMEKEDIVTGGEEAGGMGVKGYIPERDGTVAGLLLLEMMVYRNKDIRKILEETEKKFGKYYYLRNDLRLKTMVDIKDLVLPKEILGKKVVQIKDFDGIKLICEDEGWLMFRGSGTEPIMRIYSEARSLLRSKQLLSYGTKMVTDVL; via the coding sequence ATGAAGGACAGGGATGAAATAAAATTCGGGACTGACGGCTGGCGCGGCGTCATAGCAGACAACTATACATTCGAGAATCTTAAAATAGTTTCTCAGGCTGTTTCAGATTATTTGTCAGGGCCAAAAAAAGTAGCGGTGGGTTTTGATACGCGTTTTATGTCCGATAAATTCGCTAAAATCGTATCCAAGGTGTTAAGCAATAACAAGCATTCTGTATTGCTTTCTGATAGGGCAATACCTACTCCTACGTTAAGCTTTGCGGTGAAGAATAAGAAGCTTGATTTGGGAATAATGATAACCGCCTCGCATAACCCTCCCGAATACAATGGTTTTAAAATAAAAAATTCTGCCGGAGGGGCTGCCGGGCCTGAAGTAACTGCTGAAGTTGAAGGGCTTCTCGGTAAGAATCCTGTTGTTAAAGACAGCACTGACTCTGTTCAAATAAAAGAATACAATATGGTTAATGATTATATAAGTTTTATCAGGAATTATATTGATTTCAAACGTATAAAAAGCAAGAAATTCAAGGTGCTTGTAGATTCAATGCATGGTTCAGGGGACAGTTATATAAGCCAGGTGCTTAAAGGTACAAATATAAAGATTGAGTTTATCAGGAATGATGTGAATCCGGCTTTCGGCGGCCGCGGGCCGGAACCGATCGAAGACAATCTTGCTGAGTTAAAAAGAAGGGTAAAAGATGGAAAATTTGACCTGGGCATAGCCTTAGACGGTGATGCAGACAGGATCGCAGCTGTTGCTCCAGGAGGGCTTTTTATACATCCGCAGAAAATACTAGGCTTGCTTGCATTGCATCTGCATGAGGACCGCGGCTGGTCAGGTGGTATCGTAAAAACTATCGCCGGCTCGACCATGATTGATAATATCGCTGATGCCCTGAAAGTAAAATTATATGAAACCCCGGTTGGTTTTAAGTACATATCAAATCTTATGGAGAAAGAGGATATCGTAACAGGAGGCGAAGAGGCAGGAGGTATGGGGGTAAAAGGATATATCCCTGAACGCGATGGCACTGTTGCAGGTTTATTGCTTCTTGAGATGATGGTTTACCGGAACAAAGACATAAGAAAGATCCTTGAAGAGACAGAGAAAAAATTTGGTAAATATTATTATTTGAGAAATGACCTCCGCCTAAAAACAATGGTCGATATCAAAGACCTGGTCCTGCCAAAAGAAATATTGGGCAAGAAGGTTGTGCAGATAAAGGATTTTGACGGCATAAAATTGATTTGTGAGGATGAAGGCTGGCTGATGTTCAGGGGTTCGGGCACAGAACCGATAATGCGGATCTATTCGGAAGCCAGGAGTCTTTTGCGTTCAAAACAGCTTTTATCTTACGGCACTAAGATGGTTACTGATGTTTTATAA
- the rpe gene encoding ribulose-phosphate 3-epimerase, protein MKIQVSPSILSADFSCLGEQIKMVESSGADMIHVDVMDGNFVPNITIGPVVVKDIRKVTKLPIEAHLMIERPQDYIEEFIKAGADIVTLHIEAITPAAFKKLAVKIRRLKARPGISLNPSTPLSRIKDVIGCVDFILVMSVRPGFSGQSFIPRVLPKIKKLRSIYDGDIAVDGGINEHTGRLAKEAGANILVAASYIFKSNDVKTAIERMKL, encoded by the coding sequence ATGAAGATACAGGTTTCTCCGTCGATTTTGTCTGCTGATTTTTCCTGCCTGGGCGAACAGATAAAAATGGTCGAGTCTTCCGGTGCGGATATGATCCACGTTGACGTTATGGACGGTAATTTTGTCCCTAATATAACCATCGGTCCCGTTGTGGTAAAAGACATACGCAAAGTCACGAAACTCCCTATTGAAGCGCATTTGATGATAGAGAGGCCCCAGGACTATATAGAAGAATTCATAAAGGCAGGAGCAGATATCGTTACTCTGCATATTGAAGCAATCACTCCCGCAGCTTTTAAGAAGTTGGCAGTCAAGATACGCAGGCTTAAGGCCCGTCCCGGTATATCTCTTAATCCATCCACGCCTTTAAGCAGGATCAAAGATGTTATTGGATGTGTTGATTTTATCTTGGTTATGTCGGTAAGGCCCGGGTTCTCGGGGCAGAGTTTTATTCCGCGGGTATTACCTAAAATAAAAAAACTACGCAGTATTTATGACGGAGATATTGCCGTTGATGGAGGCATAAATGAACATACTGGCAGGTTAGCAAAAGAGGCAGGTGCGAACATACTTGTAGCCGCCTCTTATATATTTAAATCCAACGATGTAAAGACAGCAATAGAAAGGATGAAATTATGA
- a CDS encoding nicotinate-nucleotide adenylyltransferase gives MKLGILGGTFNPIHVGHLIMAEEIREKLSFDHVIFVPTFLPPHKDSSDIASAGDRYKMVKMAIEGNKYFSVSDIEIKRKGPSFTIDTLGELRKVYPKAELFFITGSDLLNYLDEWKDLDEIIKMVKFIVATRPGYPLEKIPSYISKINIRAVDISAFEIRKSIREGKSFRYLVPDKVFRYILRKRLYI, from the coding sequence ATGAAACTGGGGATTCTGGGGGGCACCTTTAATCCGATACATGTAGGCCACTTAATTATGGCCGAAGAAATTAGAGAGAAGCTTTCCTTTGACCATGTAATATTTGTGCCTACATTCCTGCCGCCGCATAAGGATAGCTCAGATATCGCTTCGGCAGGCGACCGGTATAAAATGGTTAAAATGGCCATAGAAGGGAACAAATATTTTTCGGTCTCGGACATAGAAATTAAAAGGAAAGGGCCATCTTTTACAATAGATACTTTAGGGGAATTAAGGAAGGTATATCCTAAGGCTGAACTTTTTTTTATTACCGGCTCAGACCTGTTGAATTATCTGGATGAATGGAAGGACCTGGATGAGATTATTAAGATGGTCAAGTTCATAGTGGCGACCCGTCCGGGATACCCCTTAGAAAAGATCCCCTCATATATTTCAAAAATTAATATCAGGGCAGTGGATATTTCTGCCTTTGAGATAAGAAAGAGTATCAGAGAAGGAAAATCTTTCAGGTATCTTGTCCCGGATAAGGTCTTTAGGTATATCTTAAGAAAGAGGCTATACATATGA
- a CDS encoding glutamate-5-semialdehyde dehydrogenase, whose translation MDSKKEIKRMASEARLAASALVNLSSEKKNKIIKDMALALIRFKAEIINGNKKDISAARKMKLGAAFIDRLILSDKRIADMSDSLLEISKLSDPIGEVIKAWRRPNGLWIHKVRVPIGVIAIIYESRPNVTSDCIGLCFKSGNSVILKGGSESLYSNLAIFKVLNKVLLANHIPKGAANLLEFKHRKAVDYLLALNNDIDLVIPRGGQGLINRVTEISKIPVIKHYKGICHVYVDEWADLNMAESICFNAKVQRPGVCNAMESMLVHKDAAVRFLPSMLKKLRASGVQIRGCPITLKIVKGLRKATEKDYRTEYLDLVLSVKVVNDVKAAIDHINNYGSHHSDSIVTENYDNAMEFLKQVDSACVYVNASTRFTDGYQFGMGAEIGISTDKLHARGPMALEELTTYKYMVFGNGQIRQ comes from the coding sequence ATGGATTCTAAAAAAGAAATAAAAAGAATGGCTTCAGAAGCCAGACTTGCTGCTAGCGCCCTGGTGAATCTTTCTTCTGAAAAGAAGAATAAGATTATTAAAGATATGGCACTGGCATTAATAAGATTTAAAGCTGAGATTATCAATGGCAATAAAAAAGATATCAGCGCAGCAAGGAAAATGAAGTTGGGTGCAGCTTTTATTGACCGTCTTATACTCAGCGACAAAAGAATAGCTGATATGTCTGATTCTTTGCTTGAGATTTCTAAGCTGAGCGATCCTATCGGAGAAGTTATTAAAGCCTGGAGAAGACCCAATGGGCTTTGGATCCATAAGGTGCGTGTGCCGATAGGAGTTATTGCCATTATTTATGAATCTCGCCCTAATGTCACCTCTGACTGTATAGGCTTATGTTTCAAGTCAGGTAACAGTGTCATATTAAAGGGGGGGAGCGAATCATTGTATTCTAACCTGGCTATTTTCAAGGTGCTTAATAAAGTATTGCTTGCAAACCATATACCTAAAGGTGCAGCGAACCTGTTGGAATTTAAGCACAGGAAGGCTGTCGATTACCTGCTGGCTCTTAATAATGATATTGATTTGGTCATTCCTAGAGGCGGCCAAGGGCTTATAAACAGGGTTACAGAGATCTCAAAAATTCCTGTAATCAAACACTATAAGGGTATATGTCATGTTTATGTAGATGAATGGGCGGATTTAAATATGGCTGAGAGCATATGTTTTAACGCTAAAGTCCAGCGTCCGGGAGTATGCAATGCTATGGAGAGTATGCTTGTACATAAGGACGCTGCCGTAAGGTTCCTGCCTTCAATGCTGAAAAAATTACGTGCTTCCGGAGTCCAAATACGCGGCTGTCCGATCACTTTAAAAATAGTCAAAGGCTTAAGAAAGGCCACTGAAAAAGATTACCGGACAGAATACCTTGATCTTGTGCTTTCAGTCAAGGTCGTTAATGATGTGAAAGCTGCGATAGACCATATAAATAATTATGGTTCTCATCATTCTGATTCCATAGTTACTGAAAATTACGATAACGCCATGGAATTCCTTAAACAGGTTGATTCGGCATGTGTTTATGTTAATGCCTCTACCCGTTTTACCGATGGTTATCAGTTTGGGATGGGGGCTGAAATCGGTATATCCACGGATAAGTTGCATGCACGGGGGCCAATGGCGCTCGAAGAACTGACCACTTATAAATATATGGTTTTTGGAAACGGGCAAATAAGACAATGA
- the proB gene encoding glutamate 5-kinase yields the protein MKNFKRIVIKIGSSIFGGSESLELDALYEVCAQVQSLIDGKKEVVLVSSGAIACGVRALGLKERPRQMSALQASSAIGQNELMSAYRGFFNGKTRTAQVLLTWEDFNDRKRYLRARETLLALLKYKSLPIVNENDTVSTNEIKFGDNDRLSALVAKLISADLLIILSDVDGLLDKKRKLISLVTQITSQIKELACPTSKKTCVGGMITKLEAAKIAIDSGIPCVIANGRKPGIINSVLIDPEGSGTLFLSQNKLSSRKHWIAHGTNPLGKIVVDDGAKEALLRKKSLLSVGVIATKGSFERGDVVSIIDSENNEFARGRADFSEKEVDKIKGRRFPKEIIHCDNLVLLI from the coding sequence ATGAAAAACTTTAAGAGGATCGTTATAAAAATCGGTAGCAGTATATTTGGCGGTAGCGAATCTTTGGAGCTCGATGCGCTTTATGAAGTATGCGCCCAGGTGCAATCGCTTATTGACGGCAAGAAAGAGGTTGTGCTGGTGTCTTCCGGGGCTATTGCATGCGGAGTGCGTGCCTTGGGGTTAAAGGAAAGGCCAAGGCAAATGAGCGCTTTACAGGCCTCTTCAGCTATTGGGCAGAACGAATTAATGAGCGCTTACCGGGGATTCTTTAATGGTAAAACAAGAACAGCACAGGTGCTTCTTACCTGGGAAGATTTTAATGACCGTAAGCGTTATTTAAGAGCAAGAGAAACCTTGCTTGCCCTGCTTAAATATAAGAGCCTTCCGATAGTAAATGAAAATGACACTGTATCCACAAATGAGATTAAGTTTGGGGATAATGACAGGTTATCAGCGCTTGTGGCAAAATTAATTTCAGCTGATTTGCTTATAATACTTTCTGATGTTGATGGATTGCTGGATAAAAAGAGAAAGTTAATCAGCCTGGTTACTCAGATTACATCTCAGATTAAAGAATTAGCATGTCCGACCAGTAAAAAGACCTGCGTCGGAGGCATGATTACCAAGCTTGAAGCTGCCAAAATCGCTATTGATTCAGGTATCCCATGCGTTATAGCAAATGGAAGAAAGCCAGGTATCATAAATTCCGTATTAATTGACCCTGAGGGCAGCGGAACTCTATTTTTATCTCAAAATAAGCTTAGTTCCAGGAAGCATTGGATAGCGCATGGAACAAACCCTTTAGGCAAGATCGTAGTTGATGACGGTGCAAAGGAAGCACTGTTAAGGAAGAAGAGCCTATTATCTGTTGGTGTAATTGCCACTAAAGGCTCTTTTGAGCGCGGAGATGTGGTAAGTATCATTGATTCCGAAAATAATGAATTTGCCCGGGGCAGAGCTGACTTTTCCGAGAAAGAAGTCGATAAAATAAAAGGCAGGCGTTTCCCTAAAGAGATAATACATTGTGACAACCTGGTTCTTTTGATCTAA
- the obgE gene encoding GTPase ObgE, with protein MFIDTVKINVKAGNGGKGCKSFYRDKYQRKGIPDGGSGGDGASVVIRADRNLSTLLDFQYNRHFNGQNGSHGSGKNQKGRDAQNLIIRVPCGTVIKDLASGCILRDLENDQEEFVVAKGGLGGNGNYRNKEVTDGQPGQERDLILDLKLIADVGIIGFPNAGKSTLITAISNARPEIASYPFTTKFPVLGSVNTGSNKFIIADIPGLIEGSSSGKGLGDKFLRHIERTKVLLHVIDMAAVEGRDPVEDYKKIIVELKKHSPLLNKKPQVIAANKMDIAGSDENLKKFRRKIKKKIYPISALEKTGLKELIEAINEKL; from the coding sequence ATGTTCATTGATACCGTCAAAATTAATGTTAAGGCAGGCAACGGTGGCAAAGGTTGCAAAAGTTTCTATCGGGATAAATACCAGAGAAAAGGAATACCTGATGGCGGTAGCGGCGGTGACGGAGCAAGCGTTGTAATCCGCGCTGACCGTAATTTAAGCACTTTGCTGGATTTCCAGTATAACAGGCATTTTAATGGACAAAACGGTTCGCACGGATCAGGCAAAAATCAAAAAGGGAGGGACGCCCAAAACCTGATCATCCGCGTACCCTGCGGAACTGTTATTAAAGACCTTGCCAGCGGTTGTATCTTGCGTGACCTGGAGAATGACCAGGAAGAATTTGTTGTAGCAAAAGGCGGGCTGGGAGGTAATGGTAATTACCGGAATAAAGAGGTCACCGATGGCCAGCCTGGGCAAGAAAGAGATTTAATACTGGATTTAAAGCTTATTGCCGATGTCGGTATTATAGGCTTTCCTAATGCTGGTAAATCTACCCTTATTACGGCTATTTCAAATGCGCGCCCAGAGATAGCATCATACCCTTTCACTACCAAATTCCCGGTCCTGGGAAGCGTAAATACAGGTTCTAATAAATTTATAATCGCTGATATACCCGGCCTAATCGAGGGTTCTTCTTCCGGCAAAGGCCTGGGAGATAAATTCCTCAGGCATATTGAAAGGACCAAGGTCCTGCTCCATGTAATTGACATGGCCGCAGTTGAAGGCAGGGATCCGGTTGAGGATTATAAGAAAATTATTGTTGAGTTAAAAAAACATAGCCCATTGCTTAATAAAAAGCCGCAGGTGATTGCGGCTAATAAAATGGACATAGCTGGTTCGGATGAGAATCTTAAGAAATTCAGAAGGAAGATAAAAAAGAAAATATATCCGATCTCAGCCTTAGAAAAAACCGGGCTTAAAGAACTGATAGAGGCGATAAATGAAAAACTTTAA
- the rplU gene encoding 50S ribosomal protein L21 — protein MYAVIEVGAKQYVVKKDDIIDVEKQDAQKNKELLLDKVLLTADSENILIGQPYLKNAIVHASVLDQVKSDKKISFKYRRRKSSHWTKGHRQQLTRIKIKDIKVGK, from the coding sequence ATGTATGCAGTTATTGAAGTTGGAGCAAAACAATATGTTGTAAAAAAGGACGATATTATTGATGTTGAGAAGCAGGACGCTCAGAAAAACAAAGAGCTTTTGCTGGATAAAGTACTACTGACAGCGGATTCAGAGAATATCCTGATAGGGCAGCCTTATTTAAAGAATGCGATAGTCCATGCCTCAGTGCTTGACCAGGTAAAGTCGGATAAAAAAATATCTTTTAAATACCGCCGGAGGAAGTCTTCTCATTGGACGAAAGGCCACCGTCAGCAACTTACTAGGATCAAAATCAAAGATATAAAGGTAGGTAAATAA
- a CDS encoding Rne/Rng family ribonuclease, giving the protein MHKEILINIEEQEKRVAIVKDGRLQEFYIERPQDKTIVGNIYKGRIEAVMPSIGAAFVDIGLNKKGFLYLSEIDSNYELSDNAVFSAKKVEKGQEVLVQVVKESFGNKGPRLSCHIGIAGRYIVLMPQDSQIGVSRRIEDDEERKRLRSILAEIKLPKGVGFIVRTAAWGKSKQELQRDAYFLIKLWKRIERIIQARKSPALIYEEYDLVFRVIRDSFSDDVDKLIVDSKNEFIRIKRFMKAFMNYLNSKVDLYRGEDLFLDKDIEKQINRIFDAKVYLKSKAYLVIEPTEGLVVIDVNSGGFKRNIQQEEAAFKVNCEAAEEVARQLVLRDLGGIIVIDFIDMQRENHRREVLNTLKRALSNDRAKYDILGISKFGLVEMTRERIHNTVQTMTFQNCPYCNGKGKIRSVLTISISAMKELKKALKVMKPQKDRQLNLKLNSLVAEEVLRNKNSLRYLENKFRTKINLIPDPSMHIEEVSIY; this is encoded by the coding sequence ATGCATAAAGAAATTCTAATCAATATTGAAGAGCAGGAAAAGAGAGTAGCGATAGTAAAAGACGGGCGGCTCCAGGAGTTTTATATTGAGAGGCCCCAGGATAAAACAATAGTCGGTAATATCTATAAAGGCAGGATAGAGGCAGTTATGCCTTCTATTGGGGCGGCATTTGTCGATATCGGTTTAAACAAAAAGGGGTTCCTTTATCTTTCTGAGATTGATTCGAATTATGAATTATCTGATAATGCCGTTTTTTCTGCAAAGAAAGTAGAAAAGGGCCAGGAGGTCCTGGTGCAGGTAGTCAAAGAATCTTTTGGGAATAAAGGCCCGAGGCTTTCTTGCCACATAGGCATAGCCGGAAGATATATTGTGCTTATGCCTCAAGATTCGCAAATTGGGGTTTCGCGAAGGATAGAAGATGATGAGGAAAGAAAACGGCTCAGGTCAATACTTGCGGAGATCAAGCTGCCCAAGGGCGTAGGTTTTATCGTCCGGACTGCTGCCTGGGGGAAGTCAAAGCAGGAGTTGCAGAGAGACGCTTATTTTCTTATAAAGCTATGGAAGAGGATCGAGAGGATAATCCAGGCCAGGAAGTCCCCTGCGCTAATATATGAAGAATACGATTTGGTTTTCAGGGTTATCAGGGATTCATTCAGCGATGATGTCGATAAGTTAATAGTTGATTCCAAGAATGAATTCATAAGGATAAAAAGGTTCATGAAGGCCTTTATGAATTATCTTAACTCAAAGGTAGATTTATACAGGGGCGAAGACTTATTCCTGGATAAAGATATCGAAAAACAGATAAACAGGATATTTGATGCAAAAGTTTATTTAAAATCTAAGGCCTACCTGGTTATCGAGCCGACAGAGGGTCTGGTGGTCATTGACGTTAACAGCGGCGGATTTAAGAGAAATATCCAACAGGAAGAAGCGGCTTTTAAGGTTAATTGCGAGGCGGCCGAAGAAGTGGCGCGGCAATTAGTGCTAAGGGATTTGGGCGGGATTATAGTGATAGATTTTATTGATATGCAGAGAGAAAACCATCGCAGGGAAGTCTTAAATACCCTTAAGCGCGCTCTTAGTAATGATAGGGCTAAATACGATATCCTCGGTATTTCTAAATTCGGTTTAGTTGAAATGACCAGGGAGAGGATACACAATACAGTCCAGACTATGACCTTCCAAAATTGCCCTTATTGCAACGGAAAAGGCAAGATAAGGAGCGTGCTTACCATATCAATTTCGGCAATGAAAGAACTGAAAAAAGCGCTTAAAGTCATGAAACCTCAAAAGGACAGGCAATTGAACCTTAAACTGAATTCCCTGGTTGCCGAAGAGGTGCTAAGAAACAAAAACAGCCTTAGGTATCTGGAAAATAAATTCAGGACCAAGATCAATCTTATCCCTGACCCTTCCATGCATATAGAGGAAGTCAGCATCTATTGA
- a CDS encoding DUF2344 domain-containing protein has product MYSVNFKFDKIGQMVYISHLDLMRLFMRAFRRSEFPLLITKGFNPHPKFSIKQALKLGLKGIDQEATIILEKMVSASDFKERLQEQLPSDIKIKEVLIYKEDKNA; this is encoded by the coding sequence ATGTATAGCGTAAACTTTAAATTTGATAAGATAGGCCAGATGGTATATATATCTCATCTGGACTTAATGAGATTATTTATGAGGGCATTCAGGCGTTCTGAATTCCCTCTTTTAATTACAAAAGGATTCAACCCGCATCCTAAATTCAGCATAAAGCAGGCATTGAAGCTGGGATTAAAGGGTATTGACCAGGAAGCGACAATAATTTTGGAAAAAATGGTTTCCGCATCAGATTTCAAGGAAAGGCTGCAGGAGCAGCTGCCTTCAGACATAAAGATTAAAGAGGTTCTTATTTATAAGGAAGACAAAAATGCATAA